In Neorhizobium galegae, the following proteins share a genomic window:
- the amt gene encoding ammonium transporter — protein MLFFGSGLSGGLIPGFAFADDLPSGTSRLDMTWVLVAAGLVMMMQVGFLLLEAGMVRSKNSINVAQKNLLDFVFGVVAFAAVGFMIAFSRSNGFLFGTQSEFYFLRDLDSWQSAFFVFQVMFCGTAATIVSGAVAERMKLSAYVFGSLFMSGLIYPVFVHWAWGSALFPNASAFLSQMGFVDFAGSTVVHSTGGWVALAACMVIGPRIGKFNDDGTPVRIAGHSPVLSTTGALLLFIGWIGFNGGSTLGVTDQVAPIIMNTVLAGGMGTCVGYVIGFYQDGVILPEKSNSGMLGGLVAVTAGCHILDPASALMVGAIGGAVAIFGNAFIERRLKIDDAVGAIGVHAFAGVTGTLLLALLAPVDQLPAGGRLAQLHVQLVGVGVNFYWSFGLGYAFFWAADRLMRIRVSAKDEEEGLNLAEHATRLGVGHVEDALTDLLGGNADLRKRLPMVKGDEAEKLTGLFNRLMDNVEEEERSRGELIELRRDNEESERVAALANATFEAILIHRDGVIVDGNEQLGKMIGLPLAEIIGRSAFDFLHDGETIRVVDMMKRNDDNSHEIRVTLANGEEIPVEARGRDILYRGEKARIGCLVDLRERKLAESRMRYLALHDPLTGLPNRVLFSERLTELVDAAGNGKGCGVLMVDLDRFKDINDIHGHQSGDAVIRETAVRLAAEAGPDNIVARLGGDEFAVIIAHTSDTDELEKFGDRLLAAMAHPIDIGHGEQVNISVSIGGALCPENAGDMDALIGCADVALYHAKNAGRNACRMFRPGMNELIEKRRALEVDLEIALQRGEFELYLQPRVEAESGLIIGHEALLRWFHPKRGMISPGDFIPVAEASGKIIRLGAWVLAEACRILDDLDGHISVNVSPLQFRHSDFVADLADLLKRTGADPHRIELEITESVLIEDDKRAVQILNDLKRMGFHIALDDFGTGYSSLSYLSRYPFDTIKIDRSFVNNLNLVDNAQIIVRTIIDLGTGLGMKIVAEGVETTEQALFLAHAGCDELQGYLLGKPRKVSEITREIDPVIATQLRNVPKKLPEIQDYLAFEGETHQPLLHSHA, from the coding sequence ATGCTTTTTTTCGGCTCCGGGCTTTCCGGCGGCCTTATTCCAGGTTTTGCCTTCGCGGATGATCTTCCTTCGGGCACCTCCCGACTGGACATGACCTGGGTTCTCGTCGCCGCCGGGCTGGTGATGATGATGCAGGTCGGTTTCCTTCTTCTCGAAGCCGGCATGGTGCGCTCGAAGAATTCGATCAACGTGGCGCAGAAAAACCTTCTCGATTTTGTCTTCGGCGTCGTCGCGTTCGCCGCGGTCGGCTTCATGATCGCCTTCAGCCGTTCGAACGGCTTCCTGTTCGGGACGCAGAGCGAGTTCTATTTCCTGCGCGATCTAGACAGCTGGCAGTCGGCCTTTTTCGTCTTCCAGGTCATGTTTTGCGGTACTGCCGCGACGATTGTCTCGGGCGCCGTTGCCGAGCGTATGAAGCTGTCGGCCTATGTGTTCGGTTCGCTGTTCATGTCGGGGCTGATCTATCCGGTCTTCGTGCACTGGGCCTGGGGCTCGGCGCTGTTCCCGAATGCCTCGGCCTTCCTGTCGCAGATGGGTTTCGTCGATTTCGCCGGCTCCACGGTCGTGCATTCGACCGGCGGCTGGGTGGCGCTTGCGGCCTGCATGGTCATCGGCCCGCGCATCGGCAAGTTCAATGATGACGGAACGCCGGTCAGGATCGCCGGCCATAGCCCGGTCCTGTCGACCACCGGCGCGCTGCTGCTCTTCATCGGCTGGATCGGCTTCAACGGCGGTTCGACGCTCGGCGTTACCGACCAGGTGGCGCCGATCATCATGAACACGGTACTGGCCGGCGGCATGGGCACCTGCGTCGGTTATGTCATCGGCTTCTACCAGGACGGCGTCATCCTTCCGGAAAAATCGAATTCCGGCATGCTCGGCGGGCTGGTTGCGGTCACCGCCGGCTGCCACATCCTCGATCCGGCAAGCGCCCTGATGGTCGGGGCGATCGGCGGCGCGGTGGCGATCTTCGGCAATGCCTTCATCGAGAGAAGGCTCAAGATCGACGACGCTGTCGGCGCGATCGGCGTGCATGCCTTTGCCGGCGTCACCGGAACCCTGCTTCTGGCGCTTCTCGCGCCGGTCGATCAGCTTCCGGCTGGCGGCAGGCTGGCGCAGCTGCATGTGCAGCTGGTCGGCGTCGGCGTCAATTTCTACTGGTCCTTCGGTCTCGGCTACGCCTTTTTCTGGGCGGCCGACCGGCTGATGCGGATCCGGGTTTCGGCGAAGGACGAAGAGGAAGGGCTGAACCTCGCCGAACACGCGACCCGCCTCGGCGTCGGCCACGTGGAGGACGCACTGACCGATCTTCTCGGCGGCAATGCCGACCTGCGCAAGCGCCTTCCCATGGTCAAGGGCGACGAGGCGGAAAAGCTGACCGGCCTCTTCAACCGGCTGATGGACAATGTCGAGGAGGAGGAGCGCAGCCGCGGAGAGCTGATCGAGCTCCGGCGCGACAACGAGGAATCAGAGCGCGTCGCAGCGCTGGCGAACGCTACGTTCGAGGCGATCCTGATCCACCGGGACGGGGTCATCGTCGACGGCAACGAACAGCTCGGCAAGATGATCGGCCTGCCGCTTGCCGAGATCATCGGCCGTTCCGCGTTCGATTTCCTGCATGACGGCGAGACGATCCGCGTCGTCGACATGATGAAACGCAACGACGACAACAGCCACGAGATCCGCGTGACGCTGGCGAACGGCGAGGAGATTCCCGTCGAGGCGCGCGGCCGCGACATCCTCTATCGCGGCGAGAAAGCCCGTATCGGCTGCCTCGTCGACCTCCGGGAGCGCAAGCTGGCGGAGAGCCGCATGCGCTACCTCGCTCTCCACGATCCGCTGACCGGGCTGCCGAACCGTGTGCTGTTTTCCGAGCGGCTGACCGAACTGGTGGACGCGGCTGGAAACGGCAAGGGATGCGGCGTCCTGATGGTCGATCTCGACCGCTTCAAGGACATCAACGACATCCACGGCCATCAGTCGGGCGACGCTGTGATCCGCGAAACCGCCGTCCGGCTTGCGGCCGAGGCAGGTCCGGACAACATCGTCGCCCGGCTCGGCGGCGACGAGTTCGCCGTCATCATCGCCCATACGTCCGATACCGACGAACTGGAGAAATTCGGCGATCGGCTGCTCGCCGCGATGGCCCACCCGATCGATATCGGCCACGGCGAGCAGGTCAATATCAGCGTCAGCATCGGCGGCGCGCTGTGCCCCGAAAACGCGGGGGACATGGACGCGCTGATCGGCTGCGCCGACGTTGCGCTCTATCATGCCAAGAATGCCGGCCGGAACGCCTGCCGCATGTTCAGGCCCGGCATGAACGAACTGATCGAAAAGCGCCGGGCGCTGGAAGTCGATCTGGAAATCGCCCTGCAGCGGGGCGAATTCGAACTCTACCTGCAGCCGCGTGTCGAGGCGGAAAGCGGCCTCATCATCGGCCACGAGGCGCTGCTGCGCTGGTTCCATCCGAAGCGCGGCATGATCAGCCCTGGCGATTTCATTCCGGTTGCCGAAGCTTCCGGCAAGATCATCCGGCTTGGCGCCTGGGTGCTCGCCGAGGCCTGCAGAATACTCGACGACCTCGACGGCCATATCAGCGTCAACGTCAGCCCGCTGCAGTTTCGTCACTCGGATTTCGTCGCCGATCTTGCCGACCTGCTGAAGCGCACCGGCGCCGATCCGCACCGGATCGAGCTCGAGATCACCGAAAGCGTGCTGATCGAGGACGACAAGCGCGCCGTGCAGATCCTCAACGACCTGAAGCGCATGGGTTTCCACATCGCGCTCGACGATTTCGGCACGGGATATTCGTCCCTGAGCTATCTCAGCCGTTACCCGTTCGACACGATCAAGATCGACCGCAGCTTCGTCAACAACCTGAACCTGGTCGACAATGCGCAGATCATTGTACGCACGATCATAGACCTCGGCACCGGCCTGGGCATGAAGATCGTCGCGGAAGGCGTCGAAACGACCGAGCAGGCACTGTTCCTCGCGCATGCAGGCTGCGACGAGCTGCAGGGTTATCTTCTCGGCAAGCCCCGGAAAGTCAGCGAGATCACGCGCGAAATCGATCCGGTGATCGCCACTCAGCTCCGTAACGTGCCGAAGAAGCTGCCGGAGATCCAGGATTACCTCGCGTTCGAAGGGGAAACCCACCAGCCGTTATTGCATAGTCATGCATAA